The window ACTTAGGCCTGGAATAATCGGTGaactatttaaaatatttgggTGACCCATTGCTGTGGGGAAATTCAGCAAGAGCTGCTAAAGTAAAaactttttcagtttcagttggaCACACATCTTACCATAGCTGAATGGGAAAGTTATCAAATACACCTAAACTAGGCCTAAATGATGTgaaaactccatccatccatccatcagtttaAAAGCAAAACCTGCTTTTGACAATAAGCCACAGAGAGAGATCAGGTGTCAAGTAAAAAAACAGAGATGTTGTATTTCTTCAGCAAGTAAAATAATTAATGGGACCTTTTGTCTAATTTCATTAGACCCACTCAAAGAAGCAACAGCACCATGAGCAGCCAGCTCGACCAACCAGGACTCAGCAGTCAGGGTGGGGCtgcaccccctcctcctcctccaccaccaccactgcagTCTCCATCTTTGAGTAAAAATGCTAACATGCCGCCAGTTGCACCAAGTCTTGACAAAAGGGCTATGTCTAATTCAGAAAAGAAGGTATGACAATCATTTATTAATAACAGCAAGGGGGATATCAGTCAGTCCTCTAGAAATAGGAGAAATCTTGAAAAAGCATTCATCTACAGTCTTTGTAAAAGAGATTTAGGTTATGAGTGGTCATCTAATGGTCTTTTTTCATCACTTAGTCATTATAGATCAGTAAATAATCAGCTGTGGATTGTACAGGTCTAGTAGGCAGGTATCCAAATTGGATTTAATGCATGTATAATTGCTGATAATCCTAAATTCTCGTGTGCCAACTCACCATATGACCAAGCTTGCAAAAATGGTATCTTTCTCACAGTTGTGGTTCAGTTGGTCTTAACCAAAGTTTTAACTACCTGGGAGCCCGAAGATCATTGTTATTGTTAACAAATCTGTTAACCATAAATGAAGCTATTAGTTATATTACTGGAAGCCCTTATGTATTTTGACATGCTTGTGACCTGTTTGACTGTTGTTAGTGTAAATTCCTCAGAAATGCCAGCATTTGAACAGCTTTACTTTAAAACCTGTCTGTGGAGTTAGGTCAGATCAGCCACAGAAGAATTTTAGCCAAATAAAAGACAGAGTGAGTGGGGGAGACTGAGTGAACATGAAAAGCTGCATGTAACTGCAAAATAATGGAGAAGATGAAGATCAGGAAGTGAGATGGCGCTTCTCAGTATTTGCAGACCTTTGCTTTAAATGTGGCATTTGcccatctgtccagcagggGCACTGTGGCAAGGTGCTGTTCTCAATGACACCACATCCTCTTTCTGGTGGATGCAGGGAGGAAGCTCCAGCTGCTGATATGAGCCAGGaggttgtgtgcatgtgtgtgtgtgtgtgtgtgtgtgctcttttgCTCCTCTTTAGCACCCTGCAGTGGGTTTTGGGATAATGCCAAAAATGGTCTTTTCTCTTTGATGCTATTCAGATCAGCTGATGCTCTGAATAGCATGTTTGCTTCAGAAAAATGTAGTTTGACAGGCAGGtgcttaaaacatttttctggtTTTCTGTGCTTGTTCtcagttattgttgtttttacacTCCATcactactgtaaaaaaaaaccaaaaaaaaaaaactgtaaaatcttGCAGTTTGTGTCAACCGGACACACtgtgaagtgtgtgtggggCAGCCTGGCACAGAACATCAATCAGCCCCTTGTGGGAGGACCAACTGAAAGCAGAAGGGCGAGCAGGTCAAGAGCTTGATCCTGCTGAGCTCCCATTTGTGCATGTGTCTTCATTTTGTCCTTTATAATGGTTCTCACTATCTCATACTGCACTTtcatcatgtttttctttttttttgacagagaTCACAACCGAATGACGCCCGACCAGAACTCTTCCCAAAGTAAGAATAATAAAGCTGCAGATTTGCTTTGAAAGTGGAGGCAGGATGTTAAAATAGAAGCCTTTCATGTTCTCTTCTAGAAAAGCTAATGATATTTTTTTGAAGTGTATCATGAACCCATTCAATCTGAGAGCAACAGCTGAGGGCAGTGATTGAAATGGCACAGAATTGCTTCCATTACAGTTCGAAGTGCATTCTAGTGCTGAAACCATTGcagttaggagcatttggaaaACCATGACTCTCCTGCTCACTTCAGGTGAACTGTTTGTGAGTTGAGGTTTATACAGTTTTCAAAATGCAATGCTCATTTCTCTGGTTATAACCTTCATATAACCCAACACTGCTAAGCTCAAAGACATTATTTTGGGTCAGAGCATTTTCTCATATTGGTTTTCCCcactctgttttgtctttttctcatcttccaacttttattttcttctcccTTCTCCCCTTATCTCCTTGTATATTGCAGGGGTACCAATCCGTTCGCACAGTTAAGCTGAAGCCCACGTCCACCAATGACAGATCAGCTCCACGTCTATATCGCAGATGACATCTTGACCCTgaaataaatgcttttattaGGTTTAACAGTTCATTCTTGACCTTGGCAGTATATACGCTTAAAAGCTGAGCAAGCATATCGAGGTTGTTTTCTCTCCTTTATTACTTTTGTCACATAAaataggaaaaagaagaaatagatCTGAATAAGGATTTCGCATATTTATGTTTCAgatcttttaaaaacaaacacacgcaATTAAACTGATCTTTTTGATGTTAAACCTTGTGTTAAATGATTTGTGAACTAGTAAGAATGAATCACTGTAACATGAATGTTTCTGCAACACAAACCAATATGTGCATTGATCGAACCAGGTCCTAAATTGCCATTCCACTCCTGTGATGTTTACGTTTTTCTGTCAAGAGATGATATGTAAATGGTTTTAACTTTGTCTTTTTTGGAAAGAAGGATCACTGTCTGTGATATGTATATAATGTACAGCTGATTTTAGGAATCGGGGCTAAAACTGTGTTAATCTAAACTGTGTCTTTCATCATATAGGATAACTCAAGGAGGGTGCTTGATGCCATGCAGctgcttttttatgtttttttatattgcaCCTCTGCCATTTTGCTCCACATGTTCAACATGTGAAATTAAGTCCATTGCTAAATATTAATTGTGCTTCAAATATACTTTAGAAAATGATGATATAACCGCAGGCACCGACTGTAATATTTCATAAAAATAGGATGATGTGTCTGAGATGGAATGAATAATGTAATGTATTAAAGGATAATCTAATACCACCGTTATAGCATCATATTGTTACTTTAACACGTGTGTTTCATTCCCAACTTCACATCTGGCCTAGCCTCTGCAACTCACTGCAATTCACTATTTCTTTCATCTGTCATTCAGAATAGAATAGCAAATAAATAGCAAAGTAAACCCATGCTGTCTGGGTTTACTTTGCTGCACATTTTAGGACAAATGAGCATCTACTGCAGCACTGTAGAAAATGAACCTTAATGGTTTAAACAATATTAACCCTCATTCTACAGATACCTCAGTGGCACAGGCTTGTGTGAGTAACCAGACCTCATGTTTCAGATTGCATAATTCTTCATACTTTCAATACACATCAGCTGCCTTTACAAACTGGAACTACCAGCTATGGCTGAAGGTCTTACAAAgatttctttggacattggctgctttttcactcattttcaattcaattcgattttatttatatagcaccaaatcacaacaaacagttgcctcaaggcactttatattgtaaggtaaagaccatacagtgATTAGAGAAAACCAAAccgtcaaaatgaccccctatgagcaagcacttggtaacagtgggaaggaaaaactcccttttaacagaacaaaacctccggcagaaccaggctcagggaggggcagccatctgccgtgaccggttgggactgaggggacaggacaggacaaaagacatgctgtaaaAGAGAGCTGTCTAGTCAGTCCAGtgcttgtacctgaccattttcagaggaaagttttttggtttgttaagctacttaacctgtgaatcattcataGACAAAagaggcacctaactcaagggatgaaccagttttgtgGCAACACATACTGTAAtggacaacttagcaaagaaccaattttaaatggtatcttctGTCAGGTCAGAGATACAACAGTGagagtctacagccatctgtgaaacatggttCTAACACGGCTCTgtcgtggtttggggctgcatttcagccagcggtgttgtcaaaattgatggatttatgaacacagtaaagTAGAATTAGATTATGAACCTATGTGCAATAAACACTCCTGATTGGAAATAGattcattttccagcatgacaatgattccAGTGACGCTGTATGTCTactaaaagcatacctggataggaaaacacacaatggaaccatatcagtcatggattggcctcctcagagcctggacctcaacattattgaagcagtgtgggatcatcttaacagagaacagaacaaaaggcagaagcatccaaagaagagctttgaatgtccttcaagaaacctggagaactattcctgaagactacttaaagaaatggcaggaaagctgcctcagagaattcagactgtgctgatgaataaaggtggtcacaccatgTTAAATTTTAGGAAACAAAGTTATCGTGGCACTTCATCACATTATATAGAATGCCATTTCCACATATTTCTTTCCataatttctctgttttgtctTCCTTATGAATGGCACTGATCATAACAGTCTGTTGGAACAAGCACTGAGATTGTCTGAGCAGCACTGAGCTTAACGGTCTTGTGCCCGCTAAATAAAGCGATATCCTCCGAGCTTCAgatgtgtgtttatttgctcGGGCAATAAAACGTTCTGCTAAAGAAGATAAAGATTTGTGTGTTCCCTGTTCGGGTCCTCCACTGGGGATACTTAACCCAAATTGAACTTCGGTGCGAATCCAATGTGCTAATGGTTTTCAAACTAGTATTCCACTTTTGAGTAGAGACTCTTTAGCAAATGGAAGAATGTGGCCTTTATAACCTCCACTGAATTTACATTCATAATGTGGCCTGCAGCTCAAATTCTAGCAGGGGGAGGTTTCCTCAATAATCCATAATTGCTCCAAGGTTTTGTTTATGCGACAGATTGTATACTAAGAAATATTGACAAATCATACCGGATGATCATTTTACCCCCTTATACACAGCAGTTGTCTTTAAGTACAGCTCTTCATACAATATTAGGTCTCTTTCAGCTGAGCTGCTTGATAAAGGGAAAAGTGACAGGGAacagagaaagggagaaagaaagaaggacaACGGGATTGAAAGTGTAAAATCAGATAAGAGTCACATCAAAGGAAGGAATTAACAGAAGAGACTTAGGGAGTCAGCCTTCTCGAGGctttgttttttccactttattttgttctttcacAGCTtgacttctttcttcttttggtATGTCTTAAAACAGCTCATTATCAGAGGAGAAAGGGATGGGTGGATGACAGGCAgacgatagatagatagatagatagatagatagatagatagatagatagatagatagatagatagatagatagatagatagatagatagatagatagatagatagatagatagatagatagatagatagatagatagatagatagatagctagatagatagatagatagatagatagatagatgggaTGATGGGATGACGGGATGATGGTGTGGAAGAGGACAGAGGCAAGCAAATGCAGGAAGGGCATTGAGCCAGACATGAatagagagaagagaaaaagaaaaaagtagaaGGAAAGAAGGGAAGAGAGAGGAAGTATTGGTAAAGTAAGGAGGTAAAGTCAGAAATAGAGAAGGAAATGAGGGTCTTTCTTTTATAATCTCTGTAATCTTTATATATCTACTTTATGCTTTGTATGTAAGTTTTACTCCTGCAGGCATGTTTTTAATCTATACATAAAGAGAAACAAGATCAGTTTGTATAAAAAGGATTAAATAAATAGGGTGAATATTGCTAAAGGGGAACTTGGGATGTGAGGACGTTGCACAGCACAGCCTACTTCAGTGCAGCATTGTGTTTCAATGAAAACAGCAGTCAGGAGGGAGAGGGGAGGGGAGCAGGGATCAGCTTTAGTCTGGTGGGAAGGGTGCTGAGGTGGGGAGGAGAGGTGTTGGTGCTGGCGAAGgtgaggtggaggtggggggtgggggggggggggggggggggggggggggggggggggccagGATGTGGTGTTGGTTGAGAGGCAATCCTTTAGCAGTGCAGAGGAATTATTCTTTCACAAGGGCAGCAAATtctgaaagagaaggaaaaaaaaaaacatacaaccCGTCAGCACGTTCACCACAATTGAGAAGCACGTGTAAACATGTTTCAACtaatttaaacctttattttatcaggtaaaatgtttgagaaccagttctcattcaCAAACAATTTATATGCATGATGCCAAGCTGATGCCATTGATTGGTTGAACTTGACCCGTTAACTCCCATTAAAACTGCAGCTTTGTCTTGTGTCCTCACATTTTCATCACCAAACAAAGAAGCACATCATATGTAGACCAAATAATAAAGGATGCATACCcagatgaataaaaatgaaacctaCCTCTTCTGTGATTTGTGCATTTAGaaagatataataataatagaatttAATACTGCTATTTACCATCAACTCCAATCTTGCCGTCTCCATCCTtgtcagctgcttttaaaaatgctttggtTTCTTTGTCTGTCAGGTCCCTGCCATCTTTGGCAAAGCCCTTCAGGACGAATCTGCGAGAGGAAGCAAAGGAGATTGGATTTGTGTCACAGAATGCTTTTGTTCTGTGTGGATAATTGTTACACTTTTCAAGATTTTTTtgcatgcatgcgtgcgtgtgtgcgtatgtgtgtgtctcacttcagctcttcctcctctatgaAGCCGCTGTTGTCCGCGTCCAGCAATGTGAAGACCTTCTTCACATCATCAGCAGACTTGGACTTCAGACCCACCATCTCGAAAAACTTCTTATGGTCAAAAGAGTCAGCAactgacacagaaaaacacaaatcgAGCACACAGACAAAGAAGCCCCCACATCAGGATTTCACAGAGTGTGTTTAAACTCCTCCTGATACCTATTAAAACTTGATGAAATGTTCCAAAAACCATGTGATTGTTTGCAGTGAATGGGCCTTCTACTGTTTAATAAAGACACAAGGCTTTTGTTGGACATTTAAAGTAACAGGCATTAAATCCAATACGTAAGTTACTGTGAATATTCACAAACTGTCAGATCACGATGAAATATAATGAAACTACTCTTTCTCAAAGTGGAGGAAAGTTTCTTATTCTGTATTGATCTGGTTAATGAAGCCCAAAGgcgaaaaattatttttaataagttgAGAATAACAGTTACAGAATGAGAGCGGGTGTTTGCCAGAGGATCCATCAGTTTTAGGTCATGGAGCTTTGTGTACTACAGGTAGTTCTGATTTCAATTTTTGTGGGACCAACTTTATTTCTTCATAGGCGTGTTGGTGCTCACCTGCAAATGCATCTAAAGCTTTCTTGATGTCATCAGTGTTGAGGATGCTGCTCATTGCCATCTTGGCTGTTGGAGGAGaaatataagaaaaagaaaaaaaaatgtcagggaGTGAGACAGAAGTGGAGGCGAAGGACCGAGAGGAGACAAGGTTAAAAACAAGGTCGCTAGAGAACAGAGACAGTACTGAGACATTCTCGTATTACACTGGTGACACTCTAGAAATGGAGCAGGAAATCAGGACATGTGAGAAGGAGGTGATGAGTGACAGAATGAATTAGAGACAGTAAAAGAGGAGGGATAAAGGGAGAGAGGGGAATGAGAGGAGAAAGGTAACCGACTATAGCACGGTGttgagagaaacaggaaataaagaaggtttgtttgtggtgtttcaGGATGAAGAACCAGGgccatgaaaataaaaataaaaaaaagaaggagaTTATGAGAGTGATGGAGAGGAGTGATGACAGATGGACACAACAACCAGTGGGTCATTCATATCAATGTTTTCCATTTTATCTGTGTGATATCTTTGGTCTGGTAGGGATACAAGCAGGGCACGGGGCCGGAGGCCAAGTCAGCAGGGGTTTAACAGGCCATCTGAGTCTTCTGCTGTGTTTGAAATATCACTGGAGTACTCACTTTGTCAGCCACTCCAGATGGAGAATCTTCTTGTGCCTCGCACCCTGAAAGGTGAACCCTGCACTAAAAGCGCTTTGACTTTTGCTCCATGTGTGTGACTGAACCTGATCGCTTCTTATGAAGTTGTCACCTTCCCGTTGACTTTGACTGACGCCGTCTTTCCGTCTGTTGATAGtgtaaacacacatgtatacaggaTGCATGCACATGAAGGTAAACACAAATCTCAGAGGAGTGATGCTGAGGAGAAATGAGTAACATGTACATTAGAGGAAGTGGTGCTCTGTTTCACTTTGTAGGCAGGCAAACCTTAACTGGTTTTTGTGGGCTGTATGATGAATGAGTGTTCACTCGGATCCACACATACTTTTGCCTGAATGGGCACAATTATGACTTGCTGCGCTTTTCACagtttatccaaaaaaaaaaaaaaaagaacaaaaaatggtCTTTCAGAAGTCTGTCTTTTATGTTAGAATTAGGACATTAAACTGCAGTGTAACTGTATGTCTTGATCATTTGAGTACCTTCAAGTTTCAGAGTGTCCTGTGCAGGCCATCGCACCACATCATGCGTAATGGATGTGCAGTGGATTTCCCAGACAGATGTGTTACCAAGACTAACTGTGAATCCACAGCAAAAACCAAAGGTCAGCAGAGGACACCGGCCAGCCCAACTGTTTTCAAGAGACTGACTGGTAAGAGGACATTTATTGGATGAAAGATATTTGTCAAGATGACTGCTTGAAGAATACAAGAATATGtctcattaatttatttgttcgCTGATTTTATTtcctaaaattaaaaatcataaactggaagtgttttttttgtttgtttgtttgttttta is drawn from Archocentrus centrarchus isolate MPI-CPG fArcCen1 chromosome 8, fArcCen1, whole genome shotgun sequence and contains these coding sequences:
- the pvalb6 gene encoding parvalbumin 6 — encoded protein: MAMSSILNTDDIKKALDAFAVADSFDHKKFFEMVGLKSKSADDVKKVFTLLDADNSGFIEEEELKFVLKGFAKDGRDLTDKETKAFLKAADKDGDGKIGVDEFAALVKE